A window of the Capricornis sumatraensis isolate serow.1 chromosome 9, serow.2, whole genome shotgun sequence genome harbors these coding sequences:
- the LOC138085304 gene encoding small integral membrane protein 30-like: protein MISVSTQLFLALFSLLLVLPVVEAVEAGDATALLLGVILSITGICACLGVYAQKRNGQM from the coding sequence ATGATCTCAGTTTCAACACAGTTGTTCCTAGCcctcttttcattgcttttggtGCTGCCTGTTGTTGAAGCAGTAGAAGCCGGAGATGCAACTGCTCTCTTGTTAGGTGTGATTCTCAGCATTACAGGCATTTGTGCTTGTTTGGGGGTGTatgcacaaaaaagaaatggacagatgtGA